The genome window GATAATATCTGGGATATCAGCACTTCGCGGCTGGGCAGCAGGGCCAGCTGCTTGACCTGCTTGACATCAACCATCTTGCCCTCAACAACACCCATCTTGACCGATGGTTTGTCGTCGTCCTTGGCGAACTCCACCAGGATCTTGGCCGGAATGATGGGGTCCTTGACGCCGAAGGCCAGTCCGGTGGGACCGGTCAGGTAATCCAGCAGCATCTCCATCCCGGCGTTCTTGGCCGCCAGCTGGGCCAGGGTGTTCTTGACCACCTGGTATTCCACTGAAGCATCCCTCAGTTTTTTCCGCAGTTCGGTGGCCCGGACCACATCCAACCCCGTGAAATCGGTCAGGTAGATGGCCTTGGCTTCCTTCATCTTCTCGGTCAGTTCCTGGACTATCTTTTCTTTTTCCTGTTTTATCATCGTTTGGTCCTCACTTTCCTGTATTGGCCAGCTCGGTCAGAGCGATTTTGACCCCGGGGCTCATGGTGGCCGATATCGACAGGCTCTTGATGTAGGTCCCCTTGGCCGACGACGGCCTGGCCCGGATCACTTCATTAACCACCGCCCTGGCGTTGCCCACCAGCTGGTCGGTCTCGAAGGATTTCTTGCCCACCG of Candidatus Edwardsbacteria bacterium contains these proteins:
- the rplJ gene encoding 50S ribosomal protein L10, with product MIKQEKEKIVQELTEKMKEAKAIYLTDFTGLDVVRATELRKKLRDASVEYQVVKNTLAQLAAKNAGMEMLLDYLTGPTGLAFGVKDPIIPAKILVEFAKDDDKPSVKMGVVEGKMVDVKQVKQLALLPSREVLISQILSAMQSPINGLVGALGGIIQKFVGTVDAIAKQREAK